A region from the Priestia filamentosa genome encodes:
- a CDS encoding (Fe-S)-binding protein has protein sequence MKVSIFATCLVDMFQTEVGRATVELLERLGCELDFPTTQLCCGQPAYNSGYVKEAREAMKNMIRTFEHAQYVVTPSGSCATMFRDYPHVFKNDSEWCEKAESLAAKTYELTQFIVEVLGVEDVGAKLQGKATYHTSCHMTRLLKVGDAPFKLLQHVEGLEVKPLVNSHNCCGFGGTFAVKMGDISERMVDEKVNHIDETEVDYLIGGDCGCLMNIGGRIERRGKEIKVLHIAEVLNSH, from the coding sequence ATGAAAGTATCCATATTTGCAACGTGCCTTGTCGACATGTTTCAAACAGAAGTAGGAAGAGCAACAGTGGAGCTTTTAGAAAGATTAGGATGTGAACTTGATTTCCCGACTACGCAATTGTGTTGTGGGCAGCCTGCTTATAATAGCGGATACGTCAAGGAAGCGCGAGAAGCAATGAAAAATATGATTCGGACATTTGAGCATGCCCAGTATGTTGTTACACCATCAGGATCTTGTGCAACGATGTTTCGCGACTATCCTCACGTTTTTAAAAATGACAGCGAGTGGTGTGAAAAAGCTGAGAGCTTAGCAGCTAAAACGTATGAGCTTACTCAGTTTATTGTTGAAGTATTAGGAGTCGAGGATGTAGGAGCAAAGCTACAAGGAAAAGCGACTTACCATACCTCTTGTCACATGACTCGGCTTTTAAAAGTTGGAGACGCCCCGTTTAAGCTTTTACAGCATGTAGAAGGTCTAGAAGTTAAACCGCTCGTTAATTCACACAACTGCTGTGGTTTCGGTGGAACATTTGCAGTGAAAATGGGAGATATCTCTGAAAGAATGGTAGATGAAAAAGTCAACCATATTGACGAGACAGAAGTAGATTATTTAATTGGTGGAGACTGTGGCTGTTTGATGAACATTGGCGGAAGGATAGAACGGAGAGGAAAGGAAATCAAAGTGCTTCACATTGCAGAAGTGCTGAATAGTCATTAG